A genome region from Pontiella agarivorans includes the following:
- a CDS encoding sulfatase family protein, protein MVKYITAVVLSLLTFSAAADERPNILIILADDLGYGDVGFTGSTEIKTPVLDTLAENGVVCENGYVTHSYCGPSRAGLLTGRHQARFGMEINATYSPYDMHMGLPPSEKTFGKRLQAAGYKTGIIGKWHVGAAPNHHPNNRGFDYFYGFLSGGHSYWPEEVTTAMPLVLENGKLNYGANEGTSLPLLRNDNIGEYNEYLTTALSRDAARFVKEAEKPFCLYLAYNAPHSPLEAPKETIEKYNHIKDRNRRIYAAMVDEMDQGIGRVVDALKESGKFENTLIFFLSDNGGVGSPPWNPSENWADNGPFLQGKASWLEGGIHVPYFVHWPKGLTKSGTFDGLVSSLDITATAVALAGGDTSGKPLDGVNLIPYLNGEKKGSPHAALYWRERNSTAWAVRTPKAKFVKNNWKNEICVFDMVNDPYESTNMIDKAPETRAELAKLWNEWNADNQANVPLHAYDYQQYRLQMYEDLYNELKAKAAKKKPLVIQ, encoded by the coding sequence ATGGTGAAATATATTACAGCGGTTGTGCTGAGTCTGTTGACCTTTTCGGCCGCAGCGGATGAACGTCCGAACATTCTGATTATTCTGGCCGATGATCTCGGCTATGGCGATGTCGGTTTTACCGGCTCGACCGAAATTAAAACCCCGGTGCTCGATACGCTGGCGGAAAACGGCGTGGTCTGTGAAAACGGCTATGTGACGCATTCCTATTGCGGGCCGTCGCGCGCCGGTCTGTTGACCGGCCGGCATCAGGCCCGTTTCGGCATGGAAATCAATGCTACGTATTCACCGTATGATATGCATATGGGATTACCTCCGTCAGAAAAGACGTTCGGAAAACGACTGCAGGCGGCGGGCTATAAAACCGGGATTATCGGAAAGTGGCATGTCGGGGCCGCTCCGAATCATCATCCGAATAACCGCGGGTTTGATTATTTTTACGGTTTTCTGTCCGGCGGGCATTCCTACTGGCCGGAAGAAGTGACCACCGCCATGCCGCTGGTGCTGGAGAATGGAAAGCTCAATTACGGGGCCAACGAAGGGACCTCCCTGCCATTGCTGCGGAATGACAATATAGGTGAATACAATGAATATCTGACCACGGCGCTGAGCCGGGATGCCGCACGGTTTGTTAAAGAGGCTGAAAAACCGTTCTGCCTCTATCTTGCCTATAATGCGCCGCACAGTCCGCTGGAGGCACCAAAGGAAACGATTGAAAAATATAATCATATCAAAGACCGGAACCGACGGATCTATGCCGCGATGGTTGATGAGATGGACCAGGGCATCGGTAGGGTCGTTGATGCGCTGAAGGAATCGGGAAAATTTGAAAACACACTGATTTTTTTCCTGTCGGACAACGGCGGGGTTGGGTCGCCGCCATGGAATCCTTCGGAAAACTGGGCGGATAACGGGCCGTTTCTGCAGGGAAAAGCCAGCTGGCTGGAGGGCGGTATTCACGTGCCGTATTTCGTACATTGGCCGAAGGGTCTGACCAAAAGCGGAACCTTCGACGGGCTGGTTTCATCGCTCGATATCACGGCCACGGCGGTGGCACTGGCCGGCGGGGATACATCAGGAAAACCGCTGGACGGGGTGAATCTGATTCCCTATCTCAACGGGGAAAAGAAGGGTTCACCGCATGCCGCGCTTTATTGGCGCGAGCGCAACAGTACGGCCTGGGCGGTGCGGACGCCGAAGGCCAAGTTTGTGAAGAATAACTGGAAAAATGAAATCTGCGTGTTCGATATGGTGAATGATCCGTATGAATCAACCAACATGATCGATAAAGCACCGGAAACGCGGGCCGAGCTGGCAAAACTCTGGAATGAATGGAATGCGGATAATCAGGCCAATGTCCCGCTGCATGCCTACGATTATCAGCAGTACCGGCTGCAGATGTATGAGGATCTTTACAATGAACTTAAGGCCAAAGCGGCGAAGAAAAAGCCCCTTGTTATTCAGTAA